From Deferrisoma camini S3R1, the proteins below share one genomic window:
- the dnaJ gene encoding molecular chaperone DnaJ yields the protein MGKDYYEILGVARGASTDEIKKAYRKMALKYHPDRNPGDKEAEERFKLCAEAYEVLSDPEKRRLYDAYGEEGLSSRGVHHGFRGFEDIFSAFQDIFGDLGFDLGFGGGRGRTRVRRGRDLRHEMTVSLAEVIRGGTRKIKVRKPAPCGECGGTGAAAPEDVRPCPTCQGRGMVLQVVRQGFTTIQSTTPCPDCRGAGRRVERPCPACDGAGTAQVERVVEVRIPPGVEDGQQIRVEGAGEEVPGGVPGDLYIRLREEEHPLYERRGADLFAPLRVDLLTAIEGGEVEVEGPDGEPLRVRIDKEVQSGTVKVLRGGGVPVLGHPGMRGNLYFQVWVATPTGLTREQKEALRAALSGTGSAAGPEHHGGWKDWVRAFFGGER from the coding sequence ATGGGCAAGGACTACTACGAGATCCTCGGGGTCGCCCGGGGGGCCAGCACCGACGAGATCAAGAAGGCCTACCGGAAGATGGCCCTCAAGTACCACCCCGACCGGAACCCGGGGGACAAGGAGGCCGAGGAGCGGTTCAAGCTGTGCGCCGAGGCCTACGAGGTCCTGTCCGATCCCGAGAAGCGGCGGCTCTACGACGCCTACGGCGAGGAGGGCCTGAGCTCCCGGGGCGTGCACCACGGGTTCCGGGGGTTCGAGGACATCTTCTCGGCCTTCCAGGACATCTTCGGCGACCTGGGGTTCGACCTGGGGTTCGGCGGCGGCCGGGGCCGGACGCGGGTGCGTCGGGGCCGGGACCTGCGCCACGAGATGACCGTGAGCCTGGCCGAGGTGATCCGGGGCGGCACCCGCAAGATCAAGGTGCGCAAGCCCGCCCCCTGCGGGGAGTGCGGGGGCACCGGAGCGGCCGCGCCCGAGGACGTGCGGCCGTGTCCCACCTGTCAGGGCCGGGGCATGGTGCTCCAGGTGGTGCGCCAGGGGTTCACCACGATCCAGTCCACCACGCCGTGCCCCGACTGCCGGGGCGCCGGCCGGCGGGTGGAGCGGCCCTGCCCCGCGTGCGACGGCGCGGGCACGGCCCAGGTGGAGCGGGTGGTGGAGGTGCGGATCCCGCCCGGGGTGGAGGACGGGCAGCAGATCCGGGTGGAGGGCGCGGGCGAGGAGGTTCCCGGCGGGGTGCCCGGCGACCTCTACATCCGGCTGCGCGAGGAGGAGCACCCCCTGTACGAGCGCCGGGGCGCGGACCTGTTCGCCCCCCTGCGCGTGGACCTGCTGACCGCGATCGAGGGGGGCGAAGTGGAGGTGGAGGGGCCCGACGGCGAGCCGCTTCGGGTACGGATCGACAAGGAGGTGCAGTCCGGCACGGTGAAGGTGCTCCGGGGCGGGGGGGTGCCGGTGCTCGGCCACCCGGGCATGCGGGGAAACCTGTACTTCCAGGTGTGGGTGGCCACCCCCACCGGGCTCACGAGGGAGCAGAAGGAGGCTCTGCGGGCGGCCCTGTCCGGCACGGGGTCCGCGGCCGGGCCCGAGCACCACGGTGGGTGGAAGGACTGGGTCCGGGCCTTCTTCGGCGGCGAGAGGTGA
- a CDS encoding acyl-CoA synthetase, producing the protein MLAPGRTYDEVVSRFRWKIPDRYNIAVDVCDRQDPEAVALIYVDEAGAETRYTFGTLAELSNRLANALAHRGVGRGDRVGILLGQCPETALTHLAVYKLGAVAVPLFSLFGPDALEYRLSHSGARAVVTDGPGLAKVLEIRDRLPELELVLTTGSDAPGRVLPFWDELRAGAPDRQPADTGADDPALIIYTSGTTGPPKGALHAHRTLLGHLPGVEFPHEFFPQPGDRFWTPADWAWIGGLIDVLLPSWHHGVPVLAYRARKFDPEEAFFRMGRHAVRNAFLPPTALRMMRQVGDPGRFGARLRTVGSGGESLGEDTLAWGREALGVTINEFYGQTEVNLVVSNCAGVMEVRPGSMGRPVPGHTVAVIDDAGNPLPPGEMGEVAVRRPDPVMFLGYWRNPEATRRKFAGEWCRTGDLARADEDGYLWFQGRADDLILSAGYRIGPTEIEDSLMQHPAVARAAVIGSPDPVRGEVVKAYLVLAPGWEATAELERQIQEHVRSRLAAHEYPRRISFVEELPLTATGKIKRDVLRRWDREGR; encoded by the coding sequence ATGCTCGCACCCGGCCGCACCTACGACGAGGTGGTCTCCCGGTTCCGATGGAAGATCCCGGACCGGTACAACATCGCCGTGGACGTGTGCGACCGGCAGGATCCCGAGGCCGTGGCCCTGATCTACGTGGACGAGGCCGGTGCCGAAACCCGGTACACCTTCGGCACCCTGGCCGAGCTGTCCAACCGGCTGGCCAACGCCCTGGCCCACCGGGGGGTCGGGCGGGGTGACCGGGTGGGCATCCTGCTCGGCCAGTGCCCGGAGACCGCGCTGACCCACCTGGCCGTGTACAAGCTGGGCGCCGTGGCCGTGCCCCTGTTCTCCCTGTTCGGCCCCGACGCCCTGGAGTACCGGCTGTCCCACAGCGGCGCCCGGGCGGTGGTCACCGACGGGCCGGGCCTGGCCAAGGTGCTGGAGATCCGGGACCGGCTGCCCGAGCTGGAGCTCGTGCTGACCACCGGGTCCGACGCGCCGGGCCGGGTCCTGCCGTTCTGGGACGAGCTCCGGGCCGGGGCCCCGGATCGGCAGCCGGCCGACACCGGTGCCGACGATCCCGCCCTCATCATCTACACCTCGGGCACCACCGGCCCGCCCAAGGGGGCCCTGCACGCCCACCGGACCCTGCTGGGCCACCTGCCCGGGGTGGAGTTTCCCCACGAGTTCTTCCCCCAGCCCGGCGACCGGTTCTGGACCCCGGCCGACTGGGCCTGGATCGGGGGCCTGATCGACGTGCTCCTGCCCAGCTGGCACCACGGGGTGCCGGTGCTCGCCTACCGGGCCCGGAAGTTCGACCCGGAGGAGGCGTTCTTCCGCATGGGCCGCCACGCCGTGCGCAACGCCTTCCTGCCCCCCACGGCCCTGCGGATGATGCGCCAGGTGGGCGATCCCGGCCGGTTCGGGGCGCGGCTGCGCACCGTGGGCAGCGGCGGCGAGTCCCTGGGCGAGGACACCCTGGCCTGGGGCCGCGAGGCCCTGGGGGTCACCATCAACGAGTTCTACGGCCAGACCGAGGTGAACCTGGTGGTGTCCAACTGCGCCGGGGTGATGGAGGTGCGGCCCGGCTCCATGGGCCGGCCGGTACCGGGGCACACCGTGGCCGTGATCGACGACGCCGGCAACCCCCTGCCCCCGGGCGAGATGGGCGAGGTGGCGGTGCGCCGGCCGGACCCGGTCATGTTCCTGGGCTACTGGCGCAACCCCGAGGCCACCCGCCGAAAGTTCGCGGGCGAGTGGTGCCGCACCGGGGACCTGGCCCGGGCCGACGAGGACGGGTATCTTTGGTTCCAGGGCCGGGCCGACGACCTGATCCTGAGCGCGGGGTACCGCATCGGCCCCACCGAGATCGAGGACTCCCTGATGCAGCACCCGGCCGTGGCCCGGGCGGCCGTGATCGGCAGCCCCGACCCGGTGCGGGGCGAGGTGGTCAAGGCCTACCTGGTGCTGGCGCCGGGGTGGGAGGCCACGGCAGAGCTGGAGCGGCAGATCCAGGAGCACGTGCGCTCGCGGCTGGCCGCCCACGAGTACCCCCGGCGCATCTCGTTCGTGGAAGAGCTCCCCCTGACCGCCACCGGGAAGATCAAGCGCGACGTGCTGCGCCGGTGGGATCGGGAGGGGCGCTGA
- a CDS encoding hybrid sensor histidine kinase/response regulator: MPPPGPFQPDDPDVLRLIEGYPDPFVFYDPKGRVRFLNRAFEQVYGWSREEWMGRRVDFVPPEEKGPTRRAIQRTLLEGEVTFPTRRLTKDGRVLEVEIRAVTARAPDGRVEGIYVIHRDLSELREREREAARSEHRYQQLLEASPDPISVYSPEGRVLYVNPAFTQTFGWTLEELRGRGIDFVPPEEAERTRDAVARTLAGASVLLDTRRLTKDGRVLDIQLRTAVIRDPDGNITADIVIYRDLTAKRRALAELRETRARYRLLMDASPDAISVYSADGKVVYVNPAFTRTFGWTLEELQGKGIDFVPPEEAERTRDAVARTLAGESVLLDTRRFTKDGRVLDIELHTALVRDEDGNIAGDIVIYRDVTEHRRRDAELARYRTRLEELVQERTKELERTNERLSREIEERRRVEAALRESEARYRALFAAAPDAILVVDAETGTIREANPAASRLTGWPEVRLTGGTVAPLWADAEGKALWAQALQGAARFGPAETRILRPDGAEVPVEVAGQRLLLGQRPAVLLVLHDLTERHRLEERLRHAQRLEAVGTLAGGIAHEFRNLLQIVQGQADLLDAALGADPALGRRVARIVQACRRGTRLTSQLLTFSREVESRLRPVDLNHEVRQIVEVLRGTLPRMIEIRTMLGGDLPPVRADPAQIEQVLVNLALNASDAMPGGGVLTIETGPARPEDVAEHAPGEEPPEDWVRLTVSDTGRGMDDETLAQIFDPFFTTKEVGAGTGLGLATVYGIVQAHGGHISCRSSPGEGTSFTVLLPRCRHHADEPEPEPPREAAAPAPARRGTVMVVDDEEPIREMVVDFLSERGWDVIAASTGEECIERWHPGVKAVVLDLGMPGMGGERCMAELLTRTPTPRIVVVSGYADRARIRRLIEQGAAEFLPKPYRLQRLVDALDRVVAEPA, translated from the coding sequence ATGCCCCCGCCCGGCCCCTTCCAACCGGACGACCCGGACGTGCTCCGCCTGATCGAGGGGTACCCGGACCCGTTCGTGTTCTACGACCCCAAGGGCCGGGTCCGGTTCCTGAACCGGGCGTTCGAGCAGGTGTACGGGTGGTCCCGGGAGGAGTGGATGGGAAGGCGGGTGGACTTCGTGCCGCCCGAGGAAAAGGGCCCGACCCGGCGGGCCATCCAGCGCACCCTGCTCGAGGGCGAGGTCACCTTCCCCACCCGCCGCCTCACCAAGGACGGCAGGGTGCTCGAGGTGGAGATCCGGGCCGTCACGGCCCGGGCCCCCGACGGCCGGGTGGAGGGCATCTACGTCATCCACCGCGACCTGAGCGAGCTGCGGGAGCGGGAACGCGAGGCGGCCCGCAGCGAGCACCGCTACCAGCAGCTCCTCGAGGCCTCGCCCGACCCCATCAGCGTGTACTCCCCCGAGGGCCGGGTGCTGTACGTGAACCCCGCCTTCACCCAGACCTTCGGCTGGACCTTGGAGGAGCTCCGGGGCCGGGGCATCGACTTCGTGCCCCCGGAGGAGGCCGAGCGCACCCGCGACGCCGTCGCGCGCACCCTGGCCGGCGCGAGCGTTCTCCTGGACACCCGCCGCCTCACCAAGGACGGCCGGGTCCTGGACATCCAGCTGCGCACGGCCGTGATCCGGGACCCGGACGGCAACATCACGGCCGACATCGTCATCTACCGCGACCTCACGGCCAAGCGCCGGGCCCTGGCCGAGCTGAGGGAGACCCGCGCCCGGTACCGGCTGCTGATGGACGCCTCGCCCGACGCCATCAGCGTGTACTCGGCCGACGGCAAGGTGGTGTACGTGAACCCGGCGTTCACCCGGACCTTCGGCTGGACCCTGGAGGAGCTCCAGGGCAAGGGCATCGACTTCGTGCCCCCGGAGGAGGCCGAGCGCACCCGCGACGCCGTCGCACGCACCCTGGCCGGGGAGAGCGTGCTCCTGGACACCCGCCGGTTCACCAAGGACGGCCGGGTCCTGGACATCGAGCTCCACACCGCCCTGGTGCGGGACGAGGACGGCAACATCGCGGGCGACATCGTGATCTACCGGGACGTGACCGAGCACCGCCGCAGGGACGCCGAGCTGGCCCGGTACCGCACCCGGCTCGAGGAGCTGGTGCAGGAGCGCACCAAAGAGCTGGAGCGGACCAACGAGCGGCTGTCGAGGGAGATCGAGGAGCGGCGCCGGGTCGAGGCGGCCCTCCGGGAGAGCGAGGCCCGGTACCGGGCCCTGTTCGCGGCCGCGCCCGACGCGATCTTGGTGGTGGACGCCGAGACCGGCACCATCCGCGAGGCCAACCCGGCGGCCAGCCGCCTGACCGGGTGGCCGGAGGTCCGCCTCACCGGCGGCACGGTGGCCCCCCTGTGGGCCGACGCCGAGGGCAAGGCCCTGTGGGCCCAGGCCCTCCAGGGGGCCGCCCGTTTCGGCCCTGCCGAGACCCGCATCCTCCGCCCGGACGGCGCCGAGGTGCCGGTGGAGGTGGCAGGGCAGCGCCTCCTGCTGGGCCAACGGCCCGCCGTGCTCCTGGTGCTCCACGATCTCACCGAGCGCCACCGGCTGGAGGAGCGGCTCCGTCACGCCCAGCGGCTCGAGGCGGTGGGCACCCTGGCGGGGGGCATCGCCCACGAGTTCCGCAACCTGCTCCAGATCGTGCAGGGCCAGGCCGACCTGCTGGACGCGGCCCTTGGGGCCGACCCGGCCCTGGGCCGCCGCGTGGCCCGGATCGTCCAGGCCTGCCGGCGGGGCACCCGGCTCACCTCCCAGTTGCTCACGTTCAGCCGTGAGGTGGAGTCCCGCCTGCGGCCGGTGGACCTGAACCACGAGGTCCGGCAGATCGTGGAGGTGCTCCGGGGCACCCTGCCCCGGATGATCGAGATCCGCACGATGCTGGGGGGCGATCTGCCGCCGGTGCGCGCCGATCCGGCCCAGATCGAGCAGGTGCTCGTGAACCTGGCCCTGAACGCGAGCGACGCCATGCCCGGAGGGGGGGTCCTCACCATCGAGACCGGCCCGGCCCGGCCGGAGGACGTGGCCGAACACGCCCCCGGCGAAGAGCCGCCGGAGGACTGGGTGCGTCTGACCGTGTCGGACACGGGCCGGGGCATGGACGACGAGACCCTGGCCCAGATCTTCGACCCGTTCTTCACCACCAAGGAGGTGGGCGCCGGTACCGGCTTGGGCCTGGCCACGGTCTACGGCATCGTCCAGGCCCACGGCGGCCACATCTCCTGCCGGAGCAGCCCCGGCGAGGGCACCTCGTTCACGGTGCTGCTGCCCCGGTGCCGGCACCACGCCGACGAGCCCGAACCCGAGCCCCCCCGGGAGGCGGCAGCCCCCGCCCCGGCCCGACGGGGCACCGTGATGGTGGTGGACGACGAGGAGCCCATCCGGGAGATGGTGGTGGACTTCCTGAGCGAGCGCGGGTGGGACGTGATCGCCGCGTCCACGGGGGAGGAATGCATCGAGCGGTGGCATCCCGGGGTCAAGGCCGTGGTGCTCGACCTGGGCATGCCCGGCATGGGAGGGGAGCGGTGCATGGCGGAGCTGCTCACCCGGACCCCGACGCCCCGCATCGTGGTGGTGTCGGGCTATGCCGACCGGGCCCGGATCCGGCGGCTGATCGAACAGGGCGCGGCCGAGTTCCTGCCCAAGCCCTACCGGCTCCAGCGTCTGGTCGACGCCCTCGACCGGGTCGTGGCCGAGCCGGCCTGA
- a CDS encoding type IV pilus twitching motility protein PilT, whose protein sequence is MERDTFHKVLAAAMKAGASDIHLKVNTPVLFRVNGVLQEVKSPLLTPQDTRAVVEAIVGGAHPPVDVEKIREWDGSYSVNGVGRFRVNVYRQRNTFAVILRVIPFEVPTLEGLGLPPVLKQIALEERGLVLITGVTGSGKSSTLAALIDHINEHKRCHILTIEDPIEFIHKNKRSSVSQREIGLDTPNFNKALRAALRQDPDIILVGEMRDTETIDIALRAAETGHLVFSTVHTTDAAKTVGRLISVFPSAEQNMVRIRLAENLKATVSQRLLPRKDGRGRVAALEILRMTKHIEECIKDPLKTHEIKDVLEAGRDTYGTQSFDQHLMDLYARGVISFETARSAATNPSDFERAVLLNSGGALPD, encoded by the coding sequence ATGGAGCGAGACACCTTTCACAAAGTGTTGGCCGCGGCCATGAAGGCCGGGGCCAGCGACATCCATCTCAAGGTGAACACCCCGGTGCTGTTCCGGGTGAACGGGGTGCTCCAGGAGGTGAAGAGCCCCCTGCTCACGCCCCAGGACACCCGGGCCGTGGTGGAGGCCATCGTGGGGGGGGCCCACCCCCCGGTGGACGTGGAGAAGATCCGGGAGTGGGACGGATCGTACTCGGTGAACGGCGTAGGTCGGTTCCGGGTCAACGTGTACCGCCAGCGCAACACCTTCGCCGTGATCCTGCGGGTGATCCCGTTCGAGGTCCCCACCCTCGAGGGGCTGGGGCTCCCCCCGGTGCTCAAGCAGATCGCCCTGGAGGAGCGGGGGCTGGTGCTGATCACCGGGGTCACGGGCAGCGGGAAGAGCTCCACCCTGGCCGCGCTCATCGACCACATCAACGAGCACAAGCGGTGCCACATCCTCACCATCGAGGATCCCATCGAGTTCATCCACAAGAACAAGAGGAGCTCGGTGAGCCAGCGGGAGATCGGGCTCGACACCCCCAACTTCAACAAGGCCCTCCGGGCGGCGCTGCGCCAGGACCCGGACATCATCCTGGTCGGCGAGATGCGCGACACCGAGACGATCGACATCGCCCTGAGGGCGGCCGAGACGGGGCACCTGGTGTTCAGCACGGTCCACACCACCGACGCCGCCAAGACCGTGGGCCGCCTGATCAGCGTGTTCCCCTCGGCCGAGCAGAACATGGTGCGGATCCGGCTGGCCGAAAACCTCAAGGCCACGGTGAGCCAGCGGCTCCTGCCCCGCAAGGACGGCCGGGGCCGGGTGGCCGCCCTGGAGATCCTGCGGATGACCAAGCACATCGAAGAGTGCATCAAGGATCCGTTGAAGACCCACGAGATCAAGGACGTGCTCGAGGCCGGCCGCGACACCTACGGCACCCAGAGCTTCGACCAGCACCTGATGGACCTGTACGCCCGGGGGGTGATCTCGTTCGAGACGGCCCGGTCGGCCGCCACCAACCCCTCGGACTTCGAACGGGCGGTCCTCTTGAACTCCGGGGGAGCCCTACCCGACTGA
- a CDS encoding FAD-binding oxidoreductase, whose translation MAHPRVTPENVALLKRVIGESHVSTGPSNLDLHSKDESYHEPYRPDVVVWPQKTEDVVAVVRLAGEKGYAVTPWCAGTSLEGNPIPVHGGIVLDFSEMNRILEIREKDLQVDVEVGIQYRDLNDQLRHYGLFFPPDPGAWASIGGMIGNNASGVRTVAYGATRDSVLAMEVVMADGQVIHLGSRAIKSSSGYDLLRLLIGSEGTLGIVTKATLRLRGLPPEYLTVVATFPSVHAACEAVSDTIRYGLNPAALELMDEAVVVEINRDRKMDLEERPMLFLEFHNVNAAALESQYEMVEGVLSEHGAGRIDRGVGADERVRLWEARHGALESIKRNHPGRSVLLVDTCVPISRYAEMVDAAKTAVEREGVTGFFWGHAGDGNLHLGLLFDPADEDEKQRVQRVNRAVVEHSIAKGGTCTGEHGVGIGKLPFVEAEHGPALEYMRRIKQALDPKNILNPGKMLPG comes from the coding sequence ATGGCCCACCCCCGGGTGACCCCCGAAAACGTGGCCCTGCTCAAGCGGGTCATCGGCGAGTCCCACGTGTCCACCGGCCCCTCCAACCTGGACCTCCACTCCAAGGACGAGTCCTACCACGAGCCCTACCGGCCCGACGTGGTGGTGTGGCCCCAGAAGACCGAGGACGTGGTGGCCGTGGTGAGGCTCGCCGGCGAGAAGGGGTACGCCGTGACCCCCTGGTGCGCCGGCACCAGCCTCGAGGGGAACCCCATCCCCGTCCACGGCGGCATCGTCCTGGACTTCAGCGAGATGAACCGGATCCTGGAGATCCGGGAGAAGGACCTTCAGGTGGACGTGGAGGTGGGCATCCAGTACCGCGACCTGAACGACCAGCTTCGCCACTACGGCCTGTTCTTCCCTCCGGATCCGGGGGCCTGGGCCTCCATCGGCGGCATGATCGGCAACAACGCCTCGGGGGTGCGCACCGTGGCCTACGGCGCCACCCGGGACTCGGTGCTGGCCATGGAGGTGGTCATGGCCGACGGCCAGGTGATCCATCTGGGCAGCCGGGCCATCAAGAGCTCGTCGGGGTACGACCTGCTGCGCCTCCTGATCGGCAGCGAGGGCACCCTGGGCATCGTGACCAAGGCCACCCTGCGGCTCCGGGGGCTTCCGCCCGAATACCTCACCGTGGTGGCCACGTTCCCCTCGGTGCACGCGGCGTGCGAAGCGGTGAGCGACACCATCCGCTACGGGCTAAACCCGGCGGCCCTCGAGCTCATGGACGAGGCCGTGGTGGTCGAGATCAACCGAGACCGCAAGATGGATCTCGAAGAGCGGCCCATGCTGTTCCTCGAGTTCCACAACGTGAACGCCGCCGCCCTAGAGAGCCAGTACGAGATGGTGGAAGGGGTGCTCAGCGAGCACGGCGCCGGCCGCATCGACCGGGGCGTCGGCGCGGACGAGCGGGTCCGGCTGTGGGAGGCCCGCCACGGGGCCCTGGAGTCCATCAAGCGCAACCACCCCGGCCGGTCGGTGCTGCTGGTGGACACCTGCGTGCCGATCAGCCGGTACGCCGAGATGGTGGACGCGGCCAAGACGGCCGTGGAGCGGGAAGGGGTCACCGGATTCTTCTGGGGCCACGCCGGCGACGGCAACCTGCACCTGGGGCTCCTGTTCGACCCGGCCGACGAGGACGAGAAGCAACGGGTCCAGCGGGTGAACCGGGCCGTGGTGGAGCACTCCATCGCGAAGGGCGGCACCTGCACCGGCGAGCACGGGGTGGGCATCGGCAAGCTCCCCTTCGTGGAGGCCGAGCACGGCCCGGCCCTGGAATACATGCGCCGGATCAAGCAGGCCCTGGACCCCAAGAACATCCTGAACCCCGGCAAGATGCTGCCGGGCTGA
- a CDS encoding FprA family A-type flavoprotein, protein MHPVEIADGIHWVGVLDPQLRIFDVIMRAEQGTTYNAYLVQGRDKTALIETSKGRFTDTFLETLGRVVDPARIDYVVLNHLEPDHSGALGALLEVAPRARVVVTKPGSVFLRQILNRDVDPLVVTDGQEIDLGGKTLRFLLAPFLHWPDTMFTYAVEDQVLFPCDFLGAHYCDDRLFNDLVDNYEYAFRYYFHVIMRPFKEHVRKGLEKIQDLPLRAVCPSHGPILRTRIGAYLEKYRRWAAEPDKGPAKRLLVFYASSYGNTEKMARAIAAGARRAGADVALFDLVGVDFEAVLDELEAADGVAVGSCTINGDALEHAWLLLASMATVRVKGKVGAAFGSYGWSGEGPKMLAERMRGLRFRVPEEPLRVQLVPSDEDLAACEDYGRRLAEAL, encoded by the coding sequence ATGCATCCGGTGGAGATCGCCGACGGCATCCACTGGGTGGGGGTGCTCGACCCGCAGCTTCGCATCTTCGATGTGATCATGCGGGCCGAGCAGGGCACCACGTACAACGCGTACCTGGTGCAAGGTCGGGACAAGACCGCCCTGATCGAGACGTCCAAGGGCCGGTTCACCGACACCTTCCTGGAGACCCTGGGCCGGGTCGTGGACCCGGCCCGGATCGACTACGTGGTGCTGAACCACCTGGAGCCGGACCATTCCGGGGCCTTGGGGGCGCTTCTGGAGGTGGCGCCCCGGGCCCGGGTGGTGGTGACCAAGCCGGGCAGCGTGTTCCTGCGCCAGATCCTCAACCGCGACGTGGATCCGCTGGTGGTCACGGATGGCCAGGAGATCGACCTGGGGGGCAAGACCCTCCGGTTCCTCCTGGCCCCGTTCCTCCACTGGCCCGACACCATGTTCACCTACGCGGTGGAGGACCAGGTCCTGTTCCCGTGCGACTTCCTGGGGGCCCACTACTGCGACGACCGGCTGTTCAACGATCTGGTGGACAACTACGAGTACGCGTTCCGGTACTACTTCCACGTCATCATGCGGCCGTTCAAGGAGCACGTGCGCAAGGGCCTGGAGAAGATCCAGGACCTGCCGCTGCGGGCGGTGTGCCCGAGCCACGGGCCGATCCTGCGGACCCGGATCGGGGCGTACCTGGAGAAGTACCGGCGGTGGGCCGCCGAGCCCGACAAGGGGCCGGCCAAGCGGCTGCTGGTGTTCTACGCCAGCTCCTACGGGAACACGGAGAAGATGGCCCGGGCCATCGCGGCCGGCGCCCGGCGGGCCGGGGCCGACGTGGCCCTGTTCGACCTGGTGGGCGTGGACTTCGAGGCCGTGCTGGACGAGCTGGAGGCGGCCGACGGGGTGGCCGTGGGGTCGTGCACCATCAACGGCGACGCCCTGGAGCACGCGTGGCTGCTGCTCGCGTCCATGGCCACGGTGCGGGTCAAGGGGAAGGTGGGCGCGGCGTTCGGTTCCTACGGCTGGAGCGGCGAGGGGCCCAAGATGCTCGCGGAGCGGATGCGGGGCCTCAGGTTCCGGGTGCCCGAGGAACCGCTGCGGGTGCAGCTCGTTCCCTCGGACGAGGACCTGGCGGCCTGCGAGGACTACGGCCGGAGGCTGGCCGAGGCCCTGTAG
- a CDS encoding tetratricopeptide repeat protein gives MGRFAWAALAAAVWLALGTVSAQADRKQASELYKKAMRAYRAGRIQQALEGFERSEDADPTYPYPPLARIYHQLFEQGMTHYRDAALAYDRVGLLLRITPPGPTEQALYQAYYFQGLLLLKGGEYEKALRVLDRFLEVAPDFYAVERVHNARGVALYSLDRFDAAVAAFRKALEADPDFAEARFNLRSVYTRLSTYNEAVALARSGQPEAALRRLARLREFAPRYLPGRRLEAQTLARLGRTAEAERVFREILATDPDDPLTYGVRLDLARMLAGRGQTVEALALLRENLDRFPRIADERAKEATRKLLIRLGGVP, from the coding sequence ATGGGCCGTTTCGCCTGGGCCGCGCTGGCGGCGGCCGTGTGGCTCGCCCTGGGCACGGTGTCCGCGCAGGCCGACCGGAAGCAGGCGTCCGAGCTGTACAAGAAAGCCATGCGGGCCTACCGGGCCGGCCGGATCCAGCAGGCGCTGGAGGGGTTCGAGCGCTCGGAGGACGCCGACCCCACCTACCCCTACCCGCCCCTGGCCCGCATCTACCACCAGCTGTTCGAGCAGGGCATGACCCACTACCGGGATGCGGCCCTGGCCTACGACCGGGTGGGGCTGCTCCTGCGGATCACCCCGCCCGGCCCCACCGAGCAGGCCCTGTACCAGGCCTACTACTTTCAAGGGCTTCTCCTGCTCAAGGGGGGCGAGTACGAGAAGGCCCTCCGGGTTCTCGACCGGTTCCTGGAGGTGGCCCCCGACTTCTACGCGGTGGAGCGGGTGCACAACGCCCGGGGGGTGGCCCTGTACTCCCTGGACCGGTTCGACGCGGCCGTGGCCGCGTTTCGCAAGGCCCTGGAGGCGGATCCCGACTTTGCCGAGGCCCGGTTCAACCTCCGCAGCGTGTACACGCGGCTCTCCACCTACAACGAGGCCGTGGCCCTGGCCCGGTCCGGCCAACCCGAGGCCGCCCTGCGGCGGCTGGCGCGGCTGCGGGAGTTCGCGCCCCGGTACCTGCCCGGCCGGCGGCTCGAGGCCCAGACCCTGGCCCGCCTGGGCCGCACGGCCGAGGCCGAGCGGGTGTTTCGGGAGATCCTGGCCACCGATCCGGACGACCCCCTCACCTACGGGGTGCGCCTCGACCTGGCCCGGATGCTGGCCGGTCGGGGGCAGACCGTCGAGGCCCTCGCCCTGCTCCGGGAGAACCTGGACCGGTTCCCCCGCATCGCGGACGAACGGGCCAAGGAGGCGACCCGGAAGCTGCTGATCCGGCTGGGGGGTGTGCCGTGA
- the rd gene encoding rubredoxin has product MKKYQCTVCGYVYDPAKGDPDHGVQPGTAFEDLPDDWTCPDCGAEKDMFEEM; this is encoded by the coding sequence ATGAAGAAGTACCAGTGCACCGTGTGCGGCTACGTCTACGACCCCGCCAAGGGCGACCCGGACCACGGGGTCCAGCCGGGCACGGCGTTCGAGGACCTGCCCGACGACTGGACCTGCCCGGACTGCGGCGCCGAGAAGGACATGTTCGAGGAGATGTGA
- a CDS encoding universal stress protein gives MLPEIRTILFATDLSPHAPRAFRWAMSLAQRYDARIVVVHALEPLNPTARSMVDLYLPKETRQRLDAEGRERIVEKIRERLELFCQEETCTDPAGRDRVREVRVVEGRPYQAILDEAQRCGADVIVMGSHGHSAMGEVLLGSVAHRVTQRARVPVLIVRHTE, from the coding sequence ATGCTGCCCGAGATTCGCACGATCCTGTTCGCCACGGACCTCTCCCCCCACGCCCCCCGGGCGTTCCGGTGGGCCATGAGCCTGGCCCAGCGATACGACGCCCGGATCGTGGTGGTCCACGCCTTGGAGCCGCTGAACCCCACGGCCCGGAGCATGGTGGACCTGTACCTGCCCAAGGAGACCCGGCAGAGGCTCGACGCCGAGGGACGCGAGCGCATTGTGGAGAAAATCCGCGAGCGCCTGGAGCTGTTCTGCCAGGAGGAGACCTGCACCGACCCGGCCGGCCGGGACCGGGTCCGGGAGGTGCGGGTGGTGGAGGGCCGGCCCTACCAGGCCATCCTGGACGAGGCCCAGCGGTGCGGGGCCGACGTGATCGTGATGGGCTCCCACGGCCACTCGGCCATGGGCGAGGTGCTGCTGGGCTCGGTGGCCCACCGGGTGACCCAGCGCGCCAGGGTGCCGGTGCTGATCGTGAGGCACACGGAGTAG